One segment of Methylotuvimicrobium sp. KM2 DNA contains the following:
- the amrB gene encoding AmmeMemoRadiSam system protein B: MNRRPAVAGLFYPDDPTELRTIVDHYLNDAETEAKVPKAIIAPHAGYIYSGPVAASAYARLKQARDNITRVVLIGPSHRVAFRGLAVTRTDYYTTPLGNVLIDRTAVEALMKLPFVEYIEQAHTHEHSLEVHLPFLQETLADFKLVPIVAGDASADQVSRALDLVWGGPETLIVISSDLSHYHDYSTAKKLDQQTSALIEQMQYEKLSPEDACGKVPVSGLLKLLRQKSMRIKNVDLRNSGDTAGDKDRVVGYGAYVVD; the protein is encoded by the coding sequence ATGAACAGAAGACCCGCAGTCGCAGGCTTGTTTTATCCTGACGATCCGACTGAGTTGCGAACAATTGTGGATCATTACTTAAATGATGCTGAAACCGAGGCGAAAGTTCCGAAGGCGATTATCGCCCCCCACGCCGGTTACATTTATTCAGGGCCGGTTGCTGCCAGCGCCTATGCGAGACTAAAACAAGCCCGCGATAACATCACCCGCGTCGTGCTGATCGGGCCTTCGCACCGAGTGGCTTTTCGCGGTTTGGCCGTCACTCGCACCGACTACTACACAACGCCATTGGGCAACGTGCTTATCGACCGGACTGCGGTCGAAGCATTGATGAAGCTACCGTTTGTCGAATATATCGAACAAGCGCATACTCACGAGCACAGCCTGGAGGTGCATTTGCCTTTCTTGCAGGAAACATTGGCCGATTTCAAATTAGTCCCGATTGTCGCCGGAGATGCTTCGGCCGATCAAGTCAGCCGTGCTCTCGATTTGGTTTGGGGCGGTCCCGAAACCTTGATCGTCATAAGCTCCGACCTGAGCCATTATCACGATTATTCGACTGCGAAAAAACTCGATCAACAAACCAGCGCCTTGATCGAGCAAATGCAATACGAGAAGCTATCGCCCGAGGACGCTTGCGGCAAAGTGCCGGTATCCGGATTATTGAAATTGTTGCGGCAAAAATCGATGCGTATTAAAAACGTCGATCTCAGAAATTCCGGCGATACCGCGGGCGATAAAGACCGAGTCGTGGGGTATGGCGCTTATGTCGTTGACTGA
- the amrA gene encoding AmmeMemoRadiSam system protein A codes for MSLTEQDRRRLLDLAKSSIAHGLKTGKALKIDLSDYPPELTVPRATFVTLQKQGQLRGCIGMLEAARPMAEDVAENAFSAAFKDYRFPPLKADELDELDIHISILSPSEPIALTSEQDLIDQLRPGIDGLILEEGFKRGTFLPSVWESLPDPRQFLQHLKQKAGLPPHYWSDSIKISRYTAEIID; via the coding sequence ATGTCGTTGACTGAACAAGACCGCAGGCGCCTTCTGGATTTAGCCAAGTCATCCATTGCTCACGGTTTAAAAACCGGTAAAGCGCTCAAGATCGATCTAAGCGATTATCCGCCCGAATTGACTGTGCCGCGCGCAACATTCGTGACCTTACAAAAACAAGGGCAACTGCGCGGCTGCATCGGCATGCTCGAAGCGGCTAGGCCCATGGCCGAGGATGTCGCCGAGAATGCTTTCTCCGCAGCATTCAAGGATTACCGGTTCCCACCGCTTAAAGCCGACGAGCTCGATGAATTGGACATTCATATTTCGATACTGAGTCCCTCCGAACCAATTGCATTGACTTCGGAGCAAGACCTCATCGATCAATTGCGCCCTGGTATCGACGGCTTGATTTTGGAAGAAGGCTTCAAACGAGGCACGTTTTTACCTTCGGTATGGGAATCCTTGCCCGATCCTCGGCAGTTCTTACAGCATCTCAAACAAAAAGCCGGGCTTCCCCCGCATTATTGGTCGGATAGCATTAAGATTTCGCGGTATACTGCCGAAATTATCGATTGA
- a CDS encoding SoxR reducing system RseC family protein, giving the protein MIEENAIVAKIEHNQVWVESKPKQGCGGCLQKSSCSTSVLDKFIKKRSIAVDCDIEIKAGDEVVIGISEGILIKASLLLYMLPLLVMVLCGAVAEAFLPSGYEYADLAIAGAAISALLLSLWAISKLQQSFFYTFFSRPVVIRRAAD; this is encoded by the coding sequence ATGATCGAAGAAAATGCAATCGTGGCAAAAATCGAGCATAACCAGGTGTGGGTTGAAAGCAAGCCGAAGCAGGGCTGCGGCGGTTGTCTGCAAAAAAGCTCCTGCTCCACTTCGGTGCTCGATAAGTTTATCAAGAAGCGCTCGATCGCCGTCGATTGCGACATCGAGATAAAAGCCGGCGACGAAGTCGTTATCGGAATCAGCGAAGGGATTTTAATCAAGGCCTCATTATTGCTGTATATGCTGCCGTTGCTTGTGATGGTTCTGTGCGGCGCGGTCGCGGAAGCATTTCTGCCGTCCGGATACGAATATGCCGACCTGGCGATTGCCGGCGCCGCGATTTCGGCATTATTACTGTCCCTTTGGGCAATTTCCAAACTGCAGCAATCTTTTTTCTATACCTTTTTTTCAAGACCTGTCGTCATTAGAAGAGCAGCGGACTGA
- the umuD gene encoding translesion error-prone DNA polymerase V autoproteolytic subunit, with amino-acid sequence MVPAPRLNAVKIPLFIGKVAAGFPSPADDYIEKTLDLNDLLIKKPAATFFVRAEGESMLGAGIHPNDILIVDRSLKPVPGKIVICALNGELTVKRLKKLGGEIVLAAENPVYPDIHIRENSELVIWGVVTNVIHAV; translated from the coding sequence TTGGTTCCGGCCCCGCGCCTCAACGCCGTCAAAATTCCTTTATTCATCGGCAAAGTCGCGGCCGGCTTTCCGTCGCCTGCCGACGACTACATCGAAAAAACGCTCGACCTGAACGACTTGCTCATCAAGAAACCGGCCGCGACCTTCTTCGTGCGCGCCGAGGGCGAATCGATGCTCGGTGCCGGCATTCATCCGAACGACATTCTGATCGTTGACCGTTCGCTGAAACCGGTGCCCGGTAAAATCGTGATTTGCGCATTGAACGGCGAACTAACCGTCAAACGACTGAAAAAACTCGGCGGCGAAATCGTGCTTGCCGCAGAAAATCCGGTCTACCCCGATATCCATATCCGCGAAAATAGCGAATTGGTCATCTGGGGCGTCGTCACCAATGTCATCCATGCCGTCTAA
- a CDS encoding Y-family DNA polymerase, whose amino-acid sequence MSSQTRIALVDCNNFYVSCERVFRPDLWQKPVAVLSNNDGCIVARSEEVKALGIKMGTPVYQVENLIKRHRIQLFSSNYALYADMSARVMQLLESFSPHTEVYSIDEAFLDLTGACDRDPIAYARTIKETILRDAGIPVCVGIGPTKTLAKLANFAAKKWPGTGGVLDLSCPVRREKLMRIVPVDEVWGIGIKTAQCLKRLGIHMAYDLAAQNPDRIQARFNIVIARTVLELNGIGCLALEEIAPDKQQIVCSRSFRQKVTQFDELAGALAEFCSRAAEKLRQQNSAAGALTVFLRTNPHNSQEPQYRAAVTLTLDFATQDTRVLIGTAKKLLGEIFRPGYRYQKCGVQLDRIQSVRHPAQLDLFTAAESNSARQLMTAVDTINRRFPKAIAIASTGIRKDWKFHVEYLSRHYTTDWNQLAIVQCR is encoded by the coding sequence ATGTCTTCACAAACCCGCATCGCCCTAGTCGATTGCAATAATTTCTATGTGAGCTGCGAGCGAGTATTTCGGCCCGACCTTTGGCAAAAACCGGTCGCGGTATTGAGTAATAACGACGGCTGCATCGTCGCACGCAGCGAGGAAGTCAAGGCCCTCGGAATCAAGATGGGAACACCCGTCTATCAGGTCGAAAATTTGATCAAACGCCACCGGATACAGCTGTTCTCGTCTAATTATGCACTCTATGCCGATATGTCGGCGCGCGTGATGCAATTGCTGGAAAGTTTTTCGCCACACACCGAAGTCTATTCGATCGACGAGGCTTTTCTGGATCTAACCGGCGCGTGCGACCGGGACCCTATCGCTTATGCCCGGACGATCAAGGAAACGATCTTGCGCGATGCCGGGATTCCTGTCTGTGTCGGCATCGGACCAACCAAAACTCTGGCGAAACTGGCCAATTTCGCAGCCAAAAAATGGCCAGGGACCGGCGGCGTACTCGACCTTTCCTGTCCTGTACGCAGAGAAAAGCTGATGCGTATCGTGCCTGTCGACGAAGTCTGGGGAATTGGTATCAAAACCGCACAATGCCTTAAACGGCTCGGCATTCATATGGCGTATGATTTGGCCGCGCAAAACCCCGACCGCATCCAGGCACGATTCAATATTGTCATCGCCCGGACGGTGCTCGAGCTCAATGGCATCGGCTGTTTGGCGTTGGAGGAAATCGCGCCGGACAAGCAACAAATAGTCTGCTCGCGAAGTTTCAGACAAAAAGTCACGCAATTCGACGAATTAGCCGGCGCGCTGGCGGAGTTTTGCAGCCGCGCAGCCGAAAAGCTGAGGCAACAAAACTCGGCTGCCGGAGCACTAACCGTTTTTCTCCGAACCAACCCGCATAATTCCCAAGAACCGCAATATCGCGCAGCCGTCACGCTAACCTTGGACTTTGCAACTCAAGATACGCGCGTCTTAATCGGCACAGCCAAAAAATTGCTGGGGGAAATCTTCAGGCCCGGTTACCGTTATCAAAAATGCGGCGTGCAATTGGACCGTATTCAATCCGTAAGACATCCCGCTCAATTGGATCTATTTACTGCCGCTGAATCCAACAGTGCCAGACAGCTAATGACAGCGGTCGACACGATTAATCGGCGTTTTCCGAAAGCCATCGCCATTGCTTCGACAGGCATCCGCAAAGACTGGAAGTTTCATGTTGAATACTTATCGAGGCACTATACGACCGACTGGAATCAACTAGCTATCGTGCAATGCCGGTAG
- a CDS encoding DUF2780 domain-containing protein, producing MIKKDYKYILPLFISILTAGCAGTPESGQSVIGKVDNGLATIGQATQTGRKTIEAGTAAASSVPATQTALTNALVGQLGVTQQQALGGAGAIFQAAKTNMTQQAFAGLSQSVPGMSEMLAAAPQTGGAAMLGGAGGTIGTMQSLYSSFRQLNLSPGMVNQFIPVVVDYVSSTSGQATSNLLRSALVP from the coding sequence ATGATTAAAAAAGATTACAAATATATTTTGCCTTTATTCATTTCAATTTTGACCGCCGGTTGCGCAGGTACTCCGGAGAGTGGGCAGAGTGTCATTGGTAAGGTCGACAACGGTCTGGCGACGATTGGTCAGGCAACACAAACGGGAAGGAAAACGATCGAGGCCGGAACAGCGGCAGCAAGTAGTGTGCCCGCAACACAAACTGCTTTGACTAATGCACTAGTCGGTCAATTGGGCGTTACTCAGCAGCAAGCACTGGGCGGAGCCGGAGCGATATTTCAAGCCGCCAAAACGAATATGACGCAACAAGCATTCGCAGGCTTGTCGCAATCCGTTCCGGGTATGTCGGAAATGCTGGCTGCAGCACCGCAGACTGGCGGTGCTGCAATGCTGGGAGGCGCCGGTGGAACTATCGGTACCATGCAGTCGCTTTATTCGTCGTTTAGGCAACTGAATTTATCGCCGGGAATGGTTAATCAGTTTATTCCCGTGGTTGTCGACTACGTCAGCAGCACCAGCGGGCAAGCGACATCGAATCTGCTTCGTTCGGCTTTGGTGCCTTAG
- a CDS encoding (2Fe-2S)-binding protein, whose product MNQVRPDKKNDVLCVCSGTTDRQIRRLIDEGITDPEKLSRITGACSGCGSCEPTLMALLNIASLKEPLV is encoded by the coding sequence ATGAATCAAGTAAGACCCGACAAAAAAAATGACGTACTCTGCGTCTGCAGCGGCACAACCGACCGGCAAATTCGCCGACTCATCGATGAGGGCATTACGGACCCTGAAAAACTGTCAAGAATTACTGGCGCTTGCTCGGGTTGCGGTTCTTGTGAACCAACGCTTATGGCTTTGTTAAACATCGCTAGCTTGAAAGAACCGCTCGTTTGA
- a CDS encoding sodium:solute symporter family protein — MNTVLTGILVYISAQLLIGVFVSKKIKTEDDYLLAGRSLGLGLATLSVFATWFGAETCIGAAGAVYEEGLSGATLDPFGYSLCLILMGLVFSIPLWRRQLTTLADLFRQRYSPRVEKLAVLMMVPGTVMWAAAQIRAFGQVLSATSGFEVELTVACAALVVIVYTMYGGLMADVITDAVQGVALIIGLSILLAIALTAGGGWQPSIASIETERLALFKTAENENWLDILERWMIPIGGSVIAQELISRVLACRSPQIARQACLAGGLLYLSVGLIPVLIGLLGYRLLPGLEHPEQILPQLAQHYLPAFLYIVFAGALISAILSTVDSALMAASALLSHNLIVPLLGTIDENRKVRIARLTVLFGGMAAYWLALQTDRVHSLVEQASAFGSAGIVTVVVFGLFTRFGGAYSAAGSLLAGTVLWNAGNYAFDMQTPYLIALCGAIAVYSAIAILEPKLHKITHL; from the coding sequence ATGAACACAGTCTTAACCGGTATTCTGGTTTATATATCGGCACAGCTTTTGATCGGTGTTTTCGTTTCGAAAAAAATCAAAACGGAAGACGATTATTTATTGGCCGGACGCAGTCTCGGCTTGGGTCTCGCGACCTTGAGCGTGTTCGCTACTTGGTTCGGCGCCGAAACCTGCATCGGCGCGGCTGGAGCTGTTTACGAGGAAGGCCTGTCCGGCGCGACACTCGATCCTTTCGGTTATTCGCTCTGCTTGATTTTGATGGGCCTGGTCTTTTCGATTCCATTGTGGCGCCGGCAATTGACCACGTTGGCCGATTTGTTCAGGCAACGCTATTCGCCACGGGTTGAAAAGCTTGCGGTATTGATGATGGTGCCCGGCACGGTCATGTGGGCCGCCGCTCAAATTCGGGCATTCGGACAGGTATTATCGGCTACGTCCGGCTTCGAAGTCGAGCTAACGGTCGCCTGCGCGGCGCTGGTCGTGATTGTCTATACGATGTATGGCGGTTTGATGGCCGATGTCATCACCGATGCGGTGCAAGGTGTCGCTCTGATCATAGGCCTTTCGATTTTATTGGCGATTGCGTTGACCGCCGGAGGAGGCTGGCAGCCTTCGATTGCTTCAATCGAAACGGAGCGGTTGGCTTTATTCAAAACCGCCGAGAACGAAAACTGGTTGGATATTCTGGAACGATGGATGATTCCAATCGGCGGATCGGTGATCGCACAAGAACTGATATCTCGGGTACTGGCCTGCCGTTCGCCGCAAATCGCGCGTCAAGCTTGTTTGGCCGGCGGTCTGCTGTATCTTTCGGTCGGCTTGATTCCGGTCTTGATCGGTTTACTCGGTTATCGCTTGTTACCGGGCCTGGAACACCCCGAACAAATCTTGCCGCAATTGGCGCAACATTATTTACCAGCGTTTTTATATATTGTTTTTGCCGGTGCGCTGATTTCGGCGATCTTATCGACCGTCGACAGCGCACTTATGGCTGCCTCGGCGCTTCTGTCGCATAATCTAATCGTGCCGTTGCTGGGTACGATCGACGAAAACCGCAAAGTTCGTATTGCAAGACTAACCGTATTATTCGGCGGCATGGCCGCTTACTGGCTTGCCTTGCAAACCGACCGCGTTCACAGCCTGGTCGAGCAAGCCTCGGCATTCGGCAGCGCTGGAATCGTGACCGTAGTCGTATTCGGCTTATTCACGCGCTTCGGCGGAGCTTACAGCGCTGCCGGGTCGCTTTTAGCCGGAACCGTCCTGTGGAATGCCGGAAACTATGCATTCGATATGCAAACACCCTATCTAATCGCACTCTGCGGCGCAATTGCGGTTTATTCGGCGATTGCGATTTTAGAACCGAAACTTCATAAAATTACCCATTTATGA
- a CDS encoding copper resistance protein NlpE → MRTVKKQLKPRRFVLLIGCLITAMPVVAATDFEARENLAKARVKHLQKDNDHALHESQVDESQIFRGVFYGYLPCNDCNGIKVTLSLKQKNNYLMVTQPARESSREYYEKGKYSWNEDSQTVELTPRKGAGSIRRYFIENDGTLIQLDDDGTRLDKKSDRYVLRRSDKVKSREVHIH, encoded by the coding sequence ATGCGAACAGTAAAAAAACAATTAAAACCCCGTCGCTTCGTTCTGCTAATCGGATGCCTTATTACCGCGATGCCGGTAGTCGCGGCGACAGACTTTGAAGCTCGAGAAAACCTTGCAAAAGCCCGGGTAAAACATTTGCAAAAGGATAACGATCATGCGCTCCACGAAAGCCAAGTCGATGAAAGTCAAATCTTTCGCGGAGTATTTTACGGCTATCTGCCGTGCAATGATTGCAATGGCATCAAGGTCACGTTGTCTCTAAAACAAAAAAATAATTATTTGATGGTAACTCAGCCGGCTAGGGAGTCCTCAAGGGAGTATTATGAAAAAGGGAAATATAGCTGGAATGAGGATAGTCAAACCGTTGAATTAACGCCACGTAAAGGTGCGGGAAGCATACGGCGGTATTTTATAGAAAATGATGGAACGTTAATTCAATTAGATGATGATGGCACAAGGTTGGACAAAAAGTCGGATCGTTATGTTTTGCGAAGAAGTGATAAAGTAAAGTCTCGAGAAGTGCATATACATTAA
- a CDS encoding protein-L-isoaspartate(D-aspartate) O-methyltransferase, translating to MKENIQQMLDDIEAEVRLTRHYIGKNALDERVIGAMREVPRHLFVPEESRHYAYANGPVPIGLGQTISQPYIVALMTDLLAPKPDDTILEIGTGSGYQAAILSRLVKQVYTVEIVETLADKARERLVDYDYHNIEVRNGDGYLGWPEHAPYDGIVVTAAAPHIPQPLIDQLRNGSRLVIPVGLPFCYQELLVIEKDSQGNLDSRPVLGVSFVPFTGKHMESAHHQSSP from the coding sequence TTGAAAGAAAACATTCAGCAGATGCTCGATGATATTGAAGCCGAAGTTCGCTTGACGCGGCATTATATCGGTAAGAATGCCTTGGATGAGCGGGTTATCGGTGCGATGCGCGAAGTCCCGAGGCATTTGTTCGTGCCCGAGGAGTCTCGGCATTACGCCTATGCCAACGGTCCGGTACCGATCGGTTTGGGGCAGACGATATCGCAGCCGTATATTGTCGCGCTGATGACCGATTTATTGGCTCCCAAGCCGGATGACACGATATTGGAAATCGGTACGGGCTCCGGCTATCAAGCGGCGATTTTATCCCGGCTGGTCAAACAGGTCTATACGGTTGAAATCGTCGAAACCCTGGCCGATAAAGCGAGGGAAAGGCTTGTAGACTACGATTATCACAATATAGAAGTCCGTAACGGCGACGGATATCTCGGGTGGCCGGAACACGCCCCCTATGACGGCATCGTCGTTACCGCAGCCGCGCCGCATATTCCTCAGCCTTTGATCGATCAATTACGGAATGGCTCGCGCTTGGTGATTCCCGTCGGTCTTCCCTTTTGCTATCAGGAATTGCTGGTTATAGAGAAAGACTCGCAAGGCAACCTCGATTCGCGCCCGGTATTGGGGGTCAGTTTTGTACCCTTTACCGGTAAACATATGGAATCGGCTCATCATCAGTCGAGTCCGTGA
- a CDS encoding isochorismatase family protein, with product MSPVDFFPIRLMQGDALLVVDIQNDFLPGGALAVAGCDKIVPVVNAYIERFMSSHLPIFATRDWHPLQHPSFADQGGPWPVHCVADSKGAEFAPGLVLPETVPIVSKGDTIEAEGYSAFENPELERRLNKASIQRLFVCGIATDYCVLRTVRDALKLGYRVLLLQDALAAANVHPQDGVEAERMMADEGARLITLDELA from the coding sequence ATGAGTCCAGTCGATTTTTTTCCAATACGACTCATGCAAGGCGATGCGTTGCTAGTGGTCGACATTCAGAACGATTTTTTGCCGGGCGGAGCATTGGCGGTTGCCGGCTGCGATAAAATCGTTCCGGTCGTCAATGCTTATATCGAGCGATTCATGAGCAGTCACTTGCCGATTTTTGCGACACGCGACTGGCATCCTCTTCAGCATCCTTCATTCGCCGATCAAGGCGGTCCTTGGCCGGTTCATTGCGTTGCCGATTCGAAAGGCGCAGAGTTTGCTCCTGGTTTAGTACTCCCGGAGACTGTCCCTATCGTGTCCAAAGGCGATACGATCGAGGCGGAAGGCTATTCGGCCTTTGAAAATCCGGAGCTCGAGCGCCGACTTAATAAAGCATCGATACAGCGTTTGTTTGTGTGTGGCATCGCGACCGATTATTGCGTCTTGCGGACGGTTCGCGATGCACTTAAACTCGGCTATAGGGTGCTTTTGTTACAAGATGCGCTAGCGGCCGCGAATGTTCATCCACAAGACGGTGTAGAGGCCGAACGAATGATGGCGGACGAAGGCGCTCGTCTTATTACATTGGACGAATTAGCATGA
- a CDS encoding nicotinate phosphoribosyltransferase — protein MIARDALLTDLYQLTMLQGYYRHAMTETAVFEFFVRKLPESRNFLVAAGLEQVLDFLENLRFSQAEIDWLSTTGYFKTDFLDYLAEMTFTGSVDAMLEGTVFFPNEPILRVIAPFPEAQLVESRVINLLHFQTLIASKAARSVLMAGDKLLVDFGFRRAHGAEAGVLAARASYLAGFSGTATVCAGRQFGIPLYGTMAHSFVQAHDDESDAFLRFAEANPDNVVLLIDTYDTEAGAKKVVALASKLQAAGIRIKGVRLDSGDLAEHAHNVRKILDEGGLRNVTIFASGGIDEYQLEAFRSRQAPIDGYGIGTYLDTSADAPYLDCAYKLQEYAGMPRRKRSEGKATWPGRKQVYRRFDLDGIMIGDTIAVEDEICDGKPLLQPVMKDGRQIAGMQRSLEHIRIETQDQLHTLPGNLKLLTREENYPIVISGALKHLAQRVDEGYS, from the coding sequence ATGATTGCTCGCGATGCTTTATTAACCGACCTTTATCAATTGACGATGCTGCAAGGCTATTATCGGCATGCGATGACAGAGACTGCAGTATTCGAGTTTTTTGTGCGTAAGTTACCGGAAAGTCGAAATTTTCTGGTTGCGGCGGGGTTGGAGCAAGTCCTCGATTTTCTCGAAAATCTGCGGTTTAGCCAAGCCGAAATCGATTGGCTTAGCACTACCGGATATTTTAAGACGGATTTTCTGGATTACCTGGCCGAGATGACATTTACCGGGAGTGTCGACGCGATGCTGGAAGGCACCGTGTTTTTTCCGAATGAACCGATTCTGAGAGTTATAGCGCCATTTCCTGAAGCACAATTGGTAGAGAGCCGAGTAATCAACTTGTTGCATTTTCAAACGCTGATTGCGTCGAAGGCCGCGCGTTCGGTTTTGATGGCTGGAGATAAGCTATTAGTCGATTTCGGTTTTCGGCGTGCGCATGGCGCCGAGGCCGGCGTTTTGGCGGCAAGAGCGAGTTATTTGGCCGGTTTTAGCGGGACGGCAACGGTTTGCGCCGGTCGGCAGTTCGGCATACCCCTTTACGGTACGATGGCGCATTCGTTCGTGCAGGCACACGACGATGAAAGCGATGCCTTTCTACGCTTTGCCGAAGCAAACCCCGATAATGTCGTATTATTGATCGACACCTACGATACCGAGGCCGGCGCTAAAAAAGTCGTGGCTCTCGCATCCAAATTACAAGCGGCCGGCATAAGGATCAAAGGCGTGCGCTTAGATAGCGGCGATCTTGCCGAGCATGCGCATAACGTCAGAAAAATACTCGATGAAGGCGGTTTGCGAAATGTCACGATTTTTGCGAGCGGCGGCATCGACGAATATCAACTCGAAGCCTTTCGTTCGCGGCAAGCACCGATCGACGGATACGGCATCGGCACGTATCTGGATACCTCGGCGGATGCCCCTTACCTGGATTGTGCGTATAAATTGCAGGAATATGCCGGCATGCCGAGACGCAAGCGCTCTGAAGGCAAGGCGACTTGGCCGGGACGAAAACAAGTGTATCGCCGCTTCGATCTTGACGGAATCATGATCGGCGATACAATCGCTGTAGAGGATGAAATTTGCGACGGTAAGCCGTTATTGCAGCCAGTGATGAAAGACGGTCGTCAGATTGCAGGAATGCAGCGGTCGCTTGAGCATATTCGCATCGAAACGCAAGATCAACTGCATACGCTGCCCGGCAACTTGAAATTATTGACGCGCGAAGAAAATTATCCGATCGTTATTTCAGGTGCCCTGAAGCATCTTGCGCAGCGTGTCGACGAAGGTTATTCATAA
- a CDS encoding DUF2452 domain-containing protein: MSSHGQSPNPQGKGLRPVLDALYTVTRGLNVPAKPLNRIADELFTSLFVLSSAIKFKPVLGQCYWLYRKPDGYRLSLIAPEQWPEAQSGLYVGQCELQDDLTWSLELSERCLGNSVLMVEIARQREDFDRQLQVVDCIEEALPTYSETLPFYARVLASGLACSLGQSMYKRGIKGLSYSQIQRCEIVNL, encoded by the coding sequence ATGAGCTCGCATGGTCAATCGCCTAATCCGCAAGGCAAAGGATTGCGTCCTGTGCTTGATGCTTTATATACCGTTACCAGAGGCCTCAATGTCCCGGCCAAGCCTTTAAACCGGATTGCCGATGAGCTATTTACCTCGTTATTCGTGTTGAGTAGCGCCATCAAATTCAAACCGGTGCTCGGTCAATGTTATTGGCTTTATCGTAAGCCTGACGGCTACCGCTTGTCATTGATCGCGCCGGAGCAATGGCCGGAGGCGCAATCAGGCCTATATGTTGGGCAATGCGAATTACAGGATGACCTAACTTGGTCGCTGGAGTTGTCGGAGCGGTGTCTCGGTAATTCGGTGTTGATGGTCGAAATAGCAAGGCAACGTGAAGATTTCGATCGACAATTGCAAGTAGTTGACTGCATCGAGGAGGCCTTGCCCACTTATAGCGAAACCTTGCCCTTTTATGCTCGGGTATTAGCTTCGGGGTTGGCCTGTTCGCTCGGGCAATCGATGTATAAACGTGGTATCAAAGGCTTAAGTTACAGTCAAATACAACGGTGCGAGATAGTAAATCTTTAG